In a single window of the Ancylobacter polymorphus genome:
- the rnk gene encoding nucleoside diphosphate kinase regulator: MALASRKPAILITSDDHARLTKLADSYASRHPDLAEELYTELDRARVVATQKPGSPFVRLGSRFRFTTDDGDDRTVTLVLPGEADILAGKVSVMTPMGVALIGLSGGQSMKWTARDGTVHTLTVVSVEADEEAVSNEMAGVGS; encoded by the coding sequence ATGGCACTCGCCAGCCGCAAGCCGGCCATCCTCATCACAAGCGACGACCACGCACGCCTGACGAAGCTGGCGGACAGCTATGCGTCGCGCCATCCCGACCTTGCCGAGGAGCTGTACACCGAGCTGGACCGGGCGCGGGTTGTGGCCACGCAGAAGCCGGGCTCGCCCTTCGTGCGCCTCGGCTCGCGGTTCAGGTTCACCACCGATGACGGCGACGACCGCACCGTGACGCTCGTTCTCCCCGGCGAGGCCGATATTCTGGCGGGGAAGGTATCCGTGATGACACCCATGGGCGTGGCGTTGATCGGGCTCTCAGGGGGACAGTCGATGAAGTGGACGGCCCGTGACGGCACGGTCCATACGCTCACGGTCGTCAGCGTGGAGGCGGACGAGGAGGCCGTCAGCAACGAGATGGCGGGTGTCGGCTCCTGA
- the murA gene encoding UDP-N-acetylglucosamine 1-carboxyvinyltransferase, whose protein sequence is MDRIRIVGGNPLNGTIPISGAKNAALPLMVAGLLTDEKLILENVPRLADVSQLQRILGNHGIDITVNGKRRGDDANAGQTLEIDARVIVDTTAPYELVSKMRASFWVIGPLLARMGEAKVSLPGGCAIGTRPVDLHIAALEALGAEIEIDAGYVLARAPKGLKGGRIVFPKVTVGATHTALMAASLADGETVIENAAREPEIVDVADCINAMGGRIEGQGTSTIRITGVPRLRGARHSVLPDRIETGTYAMAVAMTGGDVLLSGARADLLETALDTLREAGAEISVSNEGLRVKRNGAGISPVTVTTEPFPGFPTDLQAQLMALTTRARGTSHITETIFENRFMHVQELARLGARIHLDGETATIEGVERLKGAPVMATDLRASVSLVIGALAAEGESMIHRVYHLDRGFERLEEKLSACGAEIERLAG, encoded by the coding sequence ATGGACCGCATCCGCATCGTCGGCGGCAATCCGCTCAACGGGACGATCCCGATCTCCGGCGCCAAGAACGCCGCCCTGCCGCTGATGGTCGCCGGCCTGCTCACCGACGAGAAGCTCATTCTGGAGAATGTCCCGCGTCTGGCGGATGTCTCGCAGCTGCAGCGCATTCTCGGCAACCACGGCATCGACATCACGGTGAACGGCAAGCGGCGCGGCGACGACGCCAATGCCGGGCAGACGCTGGAAATCGACGCGCGGGTGATCGTCGACACCACCGCGCCCTATGAGCTGGTGTCCAAGATGCGGGCCAGCTTCTGGGTCATCGGCCCGCTGCTTGCGCGGATGGGCGAGGCCAAGGTCTCGCTGCCCGGCGGCTGCGCCATCGGCACGCGCCCCGTCGACCTGCATATTGCGGCGCTGGAAGCGCTGGGCGCCGAGATCGAGATCGATGCGGGCTATGTGCTGGCCCGCGCGCCGAAAGGGCTGAAGGGCGGCCGCATCGTCTTCCCGAAGGTGACGGTCGGCGCCACCCATACCGCGCTGATGGCGGCGAGCCTCGCCGACGGCGAGACGGTGATCGAAAACGCCGCGCGCGAGCCGGAGATCGTCGATGTCGCCGACTGCATCAACGCCATGGGCGGGCGCATCGAGGGACAGGGCACCTCCACCATCCGCATCACCGGCGTGCCGCGGCTGCGCGGTGCGCGCCACAGCGTGCTGCCCGACCGTATCGAAACCGGCACCTATGCCATGGCGGTGGCGATGACGGGGGGCGACGTGCTGCTTTCCGGCGCGCGCGCCGATTTGCTGGAGACGGCACTCGACACGCTGCGCGAGGCGGGGGCGGAGATTTCCGTTTCCAATGAGGGGCTGCGGGTGAAGCGCAACGGCGCCGGCATCTCCCCGGTGACGGTGACGACGGAGCCTTTCCCCGGCTTCCCCACCGACCTTCAGGCGCAGCTGATGGCGCTGACCACCCGGGCACGCGGCACCTCGCACATCACCGAGACGATCTTCGAGAACCGCTTCATGCATGTGCAGGAGCTCGCCCGGCTCGGCGCCCGCATTCATCTCGACGGCGAGACCGCCACCATCGAGGGAGTGGAGCGGCTGAAGGGCGCCCCGGTCATGGCCACGGATCTGCGCGCCTCGGTGTCGCTGGTCATCGGCGCGCTCGCCGCCGAGGGCGAAAGCATGATTCACCGCGTCTACCACCTCGATCGCGGCTTCGAGCGGCTGGAGGAGAAGCTCTCCGCCTGCGGCGCCGAAATCGAGCGCCTGGCGGGCTGA
- a CDS encoding DUF2948 family protein: protein MAGLKLVALDSEDLAVLSVHLQDAVVAIGDMTFLPKERRFVLLANRFDWEKAIQAEAMADADAPIGAAAAAAGPCVRRRAGLRFERVLGARVRGIDLKKKQGVLNLLAVTFQEIDAPSGIVTFLFSGGGEVQLDVECMEAGLEDLGPAWDAKGTPCHEA from the coding sequence ATGGCCGGTTTGAAGCTGGTGGCGCTGGACAGCGAGGACCTCGCGGTCCTCTCGGTGCATCTGCAGGACGCGGTGGTCGCGATCGGCGACATGACCTTCCTGCCGAAGGAGCGGCGCTTCGTGCTGCTCGCCAACCGCTTCGACTGGGAAAAGGCGATCCAGGCTGAGGCGATGGCCGATGCCGACGCCCCCATCGGCGCGGCGGCGGCCGCCGCCGGCCCCTGCGTGCGCCGCCGGGCCGGGCTGCGCTTCGAGCGGGTGCTGGGCGCCCGGGTGCGCGGCATCGACCTCAAGAAGAAACAGGGCGTGCTCAACCTGCTGGCGGTCACGTTCCAGGAAATCGACGCCCCCTCCGGCATCGTCACCTTCCTGTTCTCCGGCGGTGGCGAGGTGCAGCTCGATGTCGAGTGCATGGAAGCCGGGCTGGAAGATCTCGGCCCCGCCTGGGACGCCAAGGGCACGCCCTGCCACGAGGCGTGA